Proteins encoded together in one Terriglobus sp. TAA 43 window:
- a CDS encoding IPT/TIG domain-containing protein yields the protein MTLLSHLRGHADPNAPHLDRITPAAAMPDGVVDLYGAHLADATRPNITIGDSAAPLTYTSPSRVSFRVPDGSISGDVVVRIHDHHSNPLPLNVAVPIADNLHPIANPAVDSEGNIFATFSGTRGQDVPVSIFRIDRDYQMRPFVRGLQNASALAFGPNGHLYCSSRSEGTVYRINPDGASVQFAEGMGIATGLAFDDSGSLYVGDRSGTIFKLDTQGNVFVFATLEPSVSAYHLAFLGNGTLLVTGPTTSSNEAIHAISPEGEVSVWYRGLGRPQGMAVDTQDNVYVAASLHGERGVIRITPEKEASLVLSGAGLVGLAFTEAGEAVLATNASLYTVDLRVEGRLNR from the coding sequence ATGACGCTGCTCTCCCATCTCCGCGGCCACGCCGACCCCAACGCACCGCACCTTGACCGGATCACTCCCGCCGCAGCCATGCCCGACGGCGTTGTGGACCTATACGGTGCACACCTCGCCGACGCGACTCGCCCGAACATCACCATAGGCGATAGCGCTGCTCCGCTTACCTATACCTCCCCATCGCGCGTAAGCTTTCGTGTTCCGGACGGCTCTATCTCAGGCGACGTCGTCGTGCGTATCCACGATCACCACAGCAATCCGTTGCCACTGAATGTCGCCGTGCCGATCGCGGATAACCTGCATCCCATTGCCAATCCCGCCGTAGACAGCGAAGGCAACATCTTCGCCACCTTCTCGGGCACACGTGGGCAGGATGTGCCGGTCTCCATCTTCCGTATCGACCGCGACTACCAGATGCGGCCCTTCGTGCGCGGCCTGCAGAATGCCAGCGCACTTGCCTTCGGCCCCAACGGGCATCTGTACTGCTCCTCACGCTCCGAAGGTACGGTCTATCGCATCAACCCTGATGGTGCGTCGGTGCAGTTTGCCGAGGGAATGGGCATTGCCACCGGACTGGCCTTCGACGACAGCGGCAGCCTCTACGTTGGCGACCGCAGCGGCACCATCTTCAAGCTGGATACGCAGGGCAACGTGTTCGTGTTCGCCACGCTGGAACCTTCCGTGTCGGCCTACCATCTGGCGTTCCTCGGCAATGGGACGTTGCTGGTCACGGGACCGACCACGAGTAGCAACGAGGCGATCCATGCCATCTCGCCAGAAGGTGAGGTGAGTGTGTGGTATCGCGGCCTGGGGCGCCCGCAGGGTATGGCTGTGGACACACAGGACAACGTATACGTTGCGGCATCGCTGCATGGCGAACGTGGTGTCATCCGCATAACGCCGGAGAAGGAAGCATCGCTTGTGCTCAGCGGTGCAGGACTGGTTGGATTGGCGTTCACTGAGGCAGGCGAAGCGGTGCTGGCCACCAACGCCTCGCT